The sequence below is a genomic window from Desulfuromonas sp..
GCAGATCCACTTCTCCGCAGCGCTCTTCTTGAAGACCGTGCCCTCCTCCACCGCCTTCAGCAGGAGCTTGTAGCGCTCCTGGTGGCCCTTCTCGATGGCGGCGATCCCCTCGAACATCACGGCGATCTTCTCGAAACCCTCCTCGCGGGCCTCCGCCGCCATGCGCGGGTACATCTCGGTCCACTCGGCGTTCTCTCCGGAGGCGGCGGCCTTCAGGTTCTCGACCGTGCCGGCGATCCCGAGCAGGGCCTTCAGGTGAAGCTTGGCGTGCTCCTTCTCGTTGTCGGCCGTCTCCTGGAAGATCGCGGAGATCTGCTCATAGCCCTCCTTCTTGGCGACGGAGGCGTAGTAGGTGTACTTGTTGCGCGCCTGGGACTCGCCGGCAAAGGCCTCCCACAGGTTTTTTTCGGTCTTGGTTCCCTTCTGGGGGTTTTCCATTCTCTCCTCCTTGGCAATGGGTCATTGTCGCGGGCCTTCTCCCCCGGCATCGTCAGCCGCGGGCCGCCCGCACCATCAGTTGAAAATCCTCCAGCAGAGACTGAAGGTCCTCCTCGTGCTCCACCTCCTGCTCCAGGATCTGCAGCACGATGTTGTAGGTCACCGGGTCCTTGTCCCGGGTGATCTCCATGAGCCTGTTGTAGACGCCGATGGCGCACTGCTCGGCCTTGATGTTCTGCTCCAGCAGAACCTTGACGAAGGGGTCGTCGGGGGCGTCGTAGCCGCAGTTGGTCAGCTTGTGCCAGTCCCCGGGGTTGGTGACGGGCATCCCGCCGAGCTGGATGATGCGCTCGGTCAGCAGCAGGGCGTGCTGGAGCTCTTCGGCGGCGTGCTGCTCCATCTCGGCGATCACCGCCTCCTTCATCGGCCCCTTGGCGATCTTGGCCCCCACCCAGTACTGGTAGTGGGCCAGCCACTCGTCCGCGTAGGCCTTGCGCAGAAGCTGCAGCAGCTCCCCGACGTCCATGCCGATGATTTCCCTTCCTTTGCTTCCCATCTCCGCCGCCTCCCTTCGCCCGTTGAGGTCCATCGCCGCAGACCGAAGTCTCCGAGCTTGCGCTCAGGCGGGAAAAACCGCCTTCAAAACTATAATGGCTTTTCTCCCGCTGTAAATTCGGCCGCCGCGGAAAACGCGAGGAAGAAAGGCCCCAGGGCCGAAGGGATCCCGATGAGATCAGAAGGTCGGCATGGGCAATTGGCCCCAGACGTTGCTCCCCGAAACCCTGAAGACGCTCAGCACCTCACGGGTCTCCGAATCGATATCGACAACCAGGGCGGGCGTCTTTTTAACGCCGATATCGAAGACCTGTTCCGAAAGAACCGCCTCGCCGTCCAGGTTCCGGCTGTGGACGAAAACGATCCGGTCCACGTCGTAGACCCGGCGGGTCGTCCCGATGGTCTGGAAGAACTTGTAGCCGAGGCGGAAGAACTTCACCAGGCCCCCGCTGTGGGGGTTTTTCTGCAGTTCGCGCAGGGCGGGGTACCTCTTCAGCTGGTGCTCGGAAAAACGGGGTCCTTCCTTGAGAATCAGCCCGGTGAGAAAAAAATCACCCGGCATGAGATAGGCCAGGTTGAGCTGGTCCTGGCCCAGGTATTCCTGCACCTCCGGCGAGGC
It includes:
- the rbr gene encoding rubrerythrin, whose translation is MENPQKGTKTEKNLWEAFAGESQARNKYTYYASVAKKEGYEQISAIFQETADNEKEHAKLHLKALLGIAGTVENLKAAASGENAEWTEMYPRMAAEAREEGFEKIAVMFEGIAAIEKGHQERYKLLLKAVEEGTVFKKSAAEKWICRNCGHIHEGTEAPGICPVCNHPQGYFEVLAENF
- a CDS encoding ferritin-like domain-containing protein, whose protein sequence is MGSKGREIIGMDVGELLQLLRKAYADEWLAHYQYWVGAKIAKGPMKEAVIAEMEQHAAEELQHALLLTERIIQLGGMPVTNPGDWHKLTNCGYDAPDDPFVKVLLEQNIKAEQCAIGVYNRLMEITRDKDPVTYNIVLQILEQEVEHEEDLQSLLEDFQLMVRAARG